Genomic DNA from Burkholderia plantarii:
CGCCAGAAATTGCTTCCCGCTCTTCACGATTCGCCGCCCTCGCCAATGTTCATGAAACGAACCTACATGCGCCGACGCCGCCGTTCCTCCTCCGCCTCGCGCGATCGCTCGGCCAGCCGCGCCACGTCCTCATCCAGCTGCGCGTACTCGCCATCGCAGAACAGCCGGCACAGCCGATCGACATCGCCACGCGCCTGAACCTCGAAGGTCACGACCTCGCGGTCCGCTTTTGGCTTGCCCATGCCGAACCAGCCTTTCTTCTCGCGCATCGACACCGCGTTGAGCTGGAAGCTGTCACCGAGCGTGGTGCCGAGCGCGCTGATCCACAGCTCGCGGCGCGCTTCGGCATCCTGCAACACCAGCGCCGGCAGCGGCCCGCTCTGCTCGTCGTTCCATTGCGCCAGTTGCCCGGCCCACGGAAAACGCTCCAGCGCGTGAATGAAGCCGTCGTAATCGACACTGCCCTGCGGATCGAGTTGCTCGTAGTCGTAGCCGGTCTTTTGAATGGCATAGGTCAACATGGCGGGATCCCGACGAAGAGGAAGCGAGGGAGCACCAATATACGCCGTGATACGCCAGGGCGGACCGCCGTCATGTCGGCCGGCGCCAGACCGGCTCGCTCAGGTGCTCGGCGAAATAGTCGGACAGCGCGCTGACCTTCGCGGGTCGCGCGCGCGCCGACGGCGTGACGAAGTAGAGGCCGCCGCGCGTCAGCGACCAATCGGTGAGGATCGCCTCGAGCCGGCCGTCGGCCAGATATTCGCCGGCGATGAACTCCGGCAGCTCGGCGATCGCGAGCCCGTCGAGCAGCATCGGCAGCAACGCGTCCGCGTTCGTCACGCGCAGCGGGCCGATGGGCATCACCGGCTCTTCGTCGCCGGCGTCGTTGGTGAAGCGCCAGACGTCGCTGCGCGCGCGATAGGCATAGGACAGGCAGGCGCGCCCGGCCAGCTCGCGCGGATGCGCGGGGCGCCCCTCGCGGGCGAGATAGCCGGGCGAGGCGACCAGGTACTGCGTGACCGCGCACAGGCGCCGCGCGACCAGCGACGAGTCGGGAAGCGCGGCGATGCGCAGCGCCGCGTCGAACCCGTCCGCCACCAGATCGACGGTGGCATCGGCCAGGTGCAGATCGACCGACACGTCCGGATACCGGCGAAAGAAACCCGGCATCAGCGGCGCGACCCAGCGCAGCCCGAACGACATCGGCACCGCGAGCCGCACCAGCCCGCGCGGCTGCACCGACAGCTCGCGCGCCGCGCCCTCGGCCGCCTCGGCCTGCCGGTAGATCTCGCCGGCCTTCTCGCAGAGCGTCCTGCCGAACTCGGTCAGCGCGAGCTGGCGCGAGGTGCGATTGAACAGGCGCGCGCCGAGCCGGTCTTCCAGACGCGCCACGCCGCGCGAAACGGTGGCCACCGACACGCCCATCTCGCGCGCCGCCGCGGCGAACGAGCCCTCCTCCGCCACCTTGGCGAACATCGCGAGTCCCTCGAAATCAGGCAGCTTCGACATCGGCGTTCATCATTTCAAAAATGCAACGTTGGTTTGCGATGCATTCTATTTCGAAAAGATCAGCGCGTCGATATTCTCCTCACATCGCAGCACACACGACACGCCGCGATCGCCGCCAACCCGGCGGCATCCACCCAACCGAACGGATCGAAACAGGAGCATCACCATGGCACGCAAGCTCGACAACAAGATCGCACTCGTCACCGGCGCCACCACCGGCATCGGCCTTGCCACCGCGCAGCGCTTCGCCGCCGAAGGCGCGCACGTCTACCTGACCGGCCGCCGCCAGGCCGAACTCGACGCGGCCGTCGCCTCGATCCGCGCGGCCGGCGGCGCGGCCACCGGCCTGCGCGTGGACTCGACCCGGCTCGACCAGCTCGATGCGCTGTATGCGCAGATCCGCGAGGAACAAGGCCGCCTCGACGTGCTGTTCGCCAACGCCGGCGGCGGCTCGATGCTGCCGCTCGGCGAGATCACCGAGGCTCACTTCGACGACACCTTCGACCGCAACGTGAAGGCCGTGCTGTTCACGGTGCAAAAGGCGCTGCCGCTGCTGGCCGACGGCGCGTCGGTGATCCTGACCGGCTCGACGGCCGGCAGCGCGGGCACCGCCGCGTTCAGCGTCTACTCGGCCTCGAAGGCGGCGGTGCGCGCGTTCGCCCGCAGCTGGATTCTCGACCTGAAGCCGCGCCGCATCCGCGTGAACACCCTCAGCCCGGGCGCGACGCGCACGCCCGGCCTGCTCGACCTGGCCGGCCAGGACGAAGCGCAGCGGCAGGGGCTGGCCGACTACCTGGCCGCGCAGATCCCGCTGGAGCGCCTCGGCGAGCCGGAGGAAATCGCGAGCGCCGCGCTGTTCCTGGCCTCGGACGACGCGAGCTTCGTGAACGGCGCGGAACTGTTCGTCGATGGCGGCCAGCAGCAGATCTGAGCGCGGGACCGGGCGGCCCGGTGCGCGAGTCCTGCGTGCCCCGCCCGGCCCTTTCGAGAGCCAAGCGTCATGATCGAACCTCGCTGCTTCGCGTCGCTGGGCTGCCTCTCGCGAGACTGGCTGAACACGCGGCTGCATTTCCGCCACGGCGATCTCGGCGGCGCCGGGCATCATCCGCTCGGCCCGCTGATCGTCTGGAACGACGACGAAATCGCGCCGCGTTCGGGCTTCGGCCTGCATCCGCATCGCGACGTCGAGATCGTGACCTGGGTACGCTCGGGCGCGATCACGCACGAGGACGACGCGGGCAATCGCGCGCGCATCGTCGCCGGCTGCACGCAGACGATGAGCGCGGGCAGCGGCGTCCATCATGCCGAGCGCAACGCGGAAAGCGTGCCGGCGCGGCTGTTCCAGATCTGGCTGCGGCCACGCCGGCCCGGCGGCTCGGCGCGCTGGGCGACCTGCTGGTGCTCGCACGAGCGGCGCGAAGGCCGCTTCGTGACGGTGGCGAGCGGCGACCCGGCGGACCAGCGGGCGGGCGCGCTGCCGATCGACGCCGACGCGCGCGTGCGCGTCGCGACGCTGCGCGAAGGAGCCCTCCTGCGTTGCGTGCTGGCCGCGCCGCGCATCGCCTATGTCGTGGCCGACCAGGGCGGCATCGAGCTCGGACCGGTGCGGCTCGGGCCGCGCGACGGCGCGGTGGTGACGGACGAGCCGGAGATCACCTTGATCGCGCGCGAGGACACCGACGTGGTGATGGTGGAGTTGCTGAGCCCGGGCGAGTGCTGAATCTGATTGCGCACGCAACTATTTTATCCACTGTCGCTTCGCCTGACCGTCTTGCGGCGTGGCGACCTTTTTTAAGGGCAATACGTCCTTTAAGCCATCTGCCTCGCGTTCCATAATTTGCCCGTCAATCAGGTCGAGCCAGGCGTCGTTTCGCCCGTCGCTCGTGACCTGATCCACCACGAGGCAGGGAACGGAACATGAACATGAGGCTCAGCAACAAGACGGCATTGATCACGGGCGGCACGAGCGGCATCGGGCTCGCGACCGCGCGGCTGTTCATCGCCGAAGGCGCGCGCGTGGCGGTGACCGGCCGCGACGAGGCCGCGTTTGAACGCGTGCGGGCCGAGCTTGGCGGAAACGCGCTCGTGCTGAAGGGCGACGTGCGTTCGATCGAGGACATGCGGGCCGTCGCCGCCACGATCAAGGCGCGCTTCGGCGGCCTGGACGTGGTGTTCGCCAACGCGGGCTGGGCGTTCCCGTCCGCGCTCGGCGACATCGACGACACGCTTTACGACGCGATCATGGACGTCAACGTCAAGGGCGTGGTGCTCACGCTGCAGGCGGTGCTGCCCGACCTGCGCGACGGCGCCTCGTTCATCCTCAACACCTCGTTCGTCGCGCAGACCGGCCAGCACGGCATCTCGCTGACGGCGGCGGCCAAGGCCGCCGTGCGCTCGCTCGCCCGCAGCTGGTCCCACGAGTTTCTCGACCGCAGGATCCGCTTCAACGCGATCGCGCCCGGCGCGATCGATACGCCGCTGATCGGCAAGTGGGGCATGCCCGATGCGTGGGTGCGCGACACCAAGGCCGGACTCGCCAAGGCCATTCCGGTAGGCCATCTGGGCAAGGCCGACGACATCGCCCACGCGGCGCTCTATCTCGCCAGCGACGAATCCTCCTACGTGGTCGGCACCGAACTCGTCGTCGACGGCGGCGCCTCGCAGCTTTAGGCCGCCCGTGCCGATCCGCCGGATCGGCTTCCTCCATCGCGATCCCTGGCTCACCACGCCTGCCGTCGTGGTGGCGGGCCCGCCTCTGCCCAAACCGACCACGCGCGCCGCCTGGCCGGCGCGACAACCGTAAGGAGACCTCATCATGACGGACCGCAGCAAACCCGCTTCTTCTCCGGCCCCGCTCAGCGGCACCGGCCATGCCCGCCGCGACCTGCTCAAGTTCGGTGGCGCCGCCACGCTCGGCGCCGTCCTCGGCGGCGCGGCATGGCTTGGCCACGCCACGCCCGCTCAGGCCGCGACCGGCGGCGGCGCCGAACTCGCGCCGGGCGATCCCCTCGACATCCTGATCGTCAATTACGACGGCGGCACGCTGCTCGATTTTGCCGGCCCCAGCGAAATCTTCCACCGGCTGCCGAACACGAACGTCCGCTACGCGAGCCTCGACGGCGGCAGCGTCACGCTCGAATTCGGTGTCGTGTACGGCAAGACCGAACGGCTGGCCGATATCGAGCGCACCGGCCTGCTGCTGGTGCCGGGCGGCTCCGATCTGTCGGCGCCGATGCGCCCCGCGTACCAGGCGCAGATCCGGCGCCTCGCCGACAGCGCGAAATACGTGACGTCGGTCTGCAACGGCTCGCTCGTGCTCGCGGCCACCGGCGTGCTCAACGGCAAGCGCAGCGCCTGCCATTGGGCCTTCGTCAACAAGCTGGCCGAATACGGCGCGATCCCCGTTCCGGACCGCTTCGTGGAAGACGACCACGGCCGCTTCATGAGCGGCGGCGGCGTGACGGCCGGCATCGATTTCGCGCTGCGCGTCGCGGCGAGGCTGCGGGGCCGGCAAGCCGCCGAATTCACGCAGCTCGCGATCGAATACGACCCCGCGCCGCCATTCCATTCCGGCCATCCGCGAGACGCGCGGCCGGAAGTGATCGCGATGGTCGACAAGGAACTGCCCGGCGCCTCGAAGGGGCTCGCCCGCATCCCCGGCGTGCGCTGATCGCCCGAAACCCACCCTGAACCAAACCCCGACCGGACATCATCGAATGAAACGAATTCATCTCCATGCCGCGGCGCTGGCCGCCTGCCTGCCCCTTTTCGCGTTGGCGGCCCCGGCCGTCGCCGGCGCGCCGGGACCGCAAACCGAAGCGGCCATCAAGGCCGAGAACGCCCGCTGGTCGGACGCGTTCGCGCGCGGCGACTACGCCGCGATCGGGCGCCTCTATACGCGCGACGGCGCGCTCCTGCCGCCCGGGGGCGAGCGCATCGTCGGCGGCGCGGCCATCGCCGAGCATTTCGCCACGAGTTACGCCGGCTCGAAGCCCGACACCGTCTCGTTCAGCCACTACGAGTTCTACGGCAACGACCAAACCGTGGCGGAAGTGTCGGACGCGGACGTCCGCGACCCGGCCGGCGAACTCAAGTATCGCGGCAAGCAGATCCTCGTGTTCGTGAAGCAGGACGGCGCCTGGAAACTGCATCGCGACATCTGGAACGACTACCCGCCCAGGAAGTAGCACGCGCGTTCATCGCGGCGGCAGGTCGGGCCGCGCGACCCACCGGTCGGGCGATCGTCCCGGCCGCATGACGATCGCGATGGTCAGCGGCTGCCGGCCAGCCGGCTCTCGCGTCGAATCGATTGCGGCGGATGCCCGAGCAGCTTGACGAAGGCGCGCCGCATCCGCTCCGGATCGATGAACCCCACCGCCAGCGCAATCTGTTCGATGGGCTCGCTGCCGTCCTGCAGGCGCAGCCGCGCCGCTTCCACGCGCAGGCGCTCGACCGCGCGCGCGGGCGTCTCCCCCGTTTCGCGGCGGAACGCGCGCCCGAACTGGCGCGGGCTCAGGCGGGCGGCGTCGGCGAGCCGCTCGACCGGCAGCGCCTCGGCCAGATGCTCGCGGGCGAAGTTCAGCGCGATGCGGATGCGATCCGATTCCGGGTCCATCTGCGACATGGCCGAGAACTGCGACTGGCCGCCCGGCCGCCGATACGGCACGACCACCAGCCTCGACACGTTGCGCGCGATCTCCACGCCCATGTCGCGCTCGATCATGGCCAGCGCCAGATCGATGCCCGAGGCGATGCCCGCCGAGGTCCAGATGCGGCCGTCCGCGATGTAGATGCTGTCGCCCTCGACCCGCGTGCGCGGAAAGCGCGACTGCAGTTGCGCCGCGTAGCGCCAGTGCGTGGTCGCCCGCAGCTCGTTGAGCAGGCCGGCTTCGGCGAGCAGGAACGCGCCCGTGCAGACGCTCGCCACCCGCGATGCCCTGGCGCTCAGCTTCCTCGCGGCGGCGACGTTGCCCGCCTCCTGCATCGGCTCGATGTCGCCGCCCACGAAGATGACCGTGTCGAACCGGCGCCGGCCGGCCGGCTTCGTCTCGATCGGCAAGCCCGTGTTGCCCGGCATCAGCCCGCCCGTCTGCGAGATCACGTGCAGTTCATACGGCATGTGACCGGCGGCGGTGGCGACCTGATTGAAGGTCGAGAGCGGGCCGCCGAGATCGAGCACGTCGTAGCCGCGACAGACGAAGAATCCGATTCGATGCATGAGGATGGGTGATTAACTCAAGACTCCGAAGCGTCTTATTTTAAGGAAAATATCGGGTTTGGGACGAATGTCCTCAATCGAGGGGAAAACGTCCTTTGCGCCATGTTCGAGCGGGCGTATGAGGGCCGCGTCACGGCTTCAGGACGACGATGCCTGGCGTGGCCGTTCCGGTTCGTCGGCCCGCCTTGTTTCGCGACGCTTGGCGAGGGCTTTCCGAGGCGTCGGCACGTCTGCCCACGCTCGAACGATCGAAAGCATTGCGCAAGCAATCCGCCTGTCTCCCCGCCGCGGCATGTCGAGGATGCCGGGGAGATTCGGGTGGCGGCGGTGGGGAGGGTGTCGGGTTGAGCGCGGAAACGCCGCCGCCGGGAAGCAGCGGATGCCTTACCCACCGCTGCGCGCCACCGTCGAGCCGGAAACGGCGACACCGGGACTGACGTTCACAGAAACAGGTCGCGGTCCTGCTCGAACATGTCGGCCACCTCCTCGGCGACGAGCCGAATGGCCGCGTCTTTCCGGTCGCGGCGCCGCGTGACCAGATACACATCCCGATTCGGCGGGCTGGATCCCAGATCGCACATTCGCAATGCCGGATCGCTGCGTCCAATGTAATGGGGAATCAGCGCGAGCCCGATACCCGAACGCGCGGCGATCGACTGGAGAAACTGGTCCTTGGCGCGAAACGCCACGCGCGCAAGGGGGAAATGTTCGGACATCCATCTTGATGCGGACAGGTAGGCGTCCGCTTCGTTGAATCCGATGAAGACCAGATCGTCATTTGCCTCCGCGGCTCGACAGGCCTCCTCCGTTCCATAAAACCCGTAACCGACCGTGGTCAGCTGGCGTGCGATGACATCGCCGTCCTGGGGCTTGTCGAACCGGATGGCGATGTCAGCCTCATGCCGCTCGAGGCTGACGGACCGGAGCGCAGGCGAAAGGTCGATGTCCAGCTTGGGGTAGCGGATCGTCAGATTCACGAGGCGCGACGTGAGGAAGCCAGCCGACAGGCCCGGCGACGAGCTGATCCGCACCAGGCCGGCGGGCGCGCCATCGGCCGTGCCGCGCCTGAGGAGCTCGGCCGAGTGTTCCATGCCGCTTGCCGCTTCGAGCGCATGCGTTCCGGCACGCGTCAATACATAGCCTTCGGGGCGCCGCTCGACGAGCTTGTCACCGAGGCTTTGTTCAAGAGAACGAAGCCGACGGGCGACCGTCGCATGGTTGACCGCGAGCATCCGGGCGGCCGCTGACAGGCTTCCGTGCCGCGCCAGTGCCACGAAGGTCCGGACGTCCTCCCAGTCGAAGTCTGTGCGTTTTTGCTCAGCCATTGATAGAAGATGGTGTCTTTTGCAAACCCGAACAATGCCTTAGATTTTGGCCATCGTGCAAGGGTAAAGGAGCCCAAAATGTCAGCAATCAAGAAAGTCGCCATCGTCACCGGCGCGTCCCAGGGGATGGGCGAAGGCATCGTCAACGGATTCCGCGCGCGCGGCTACGGCGTCGTCGCCACCTCGCGCTCGATCCAGCCTTCGAACGATCCGGACCTGATCACCGTCGCTGGCGACATCGGCGATCCGGAGACGGGCAAGCGTCTGGTCGCGGCGGCCCTTGACCGGTTCGGCCGCATCGATACGCTGGTGAACAACGCCGGTATCTTCATCGGCAAGCCGTTTACCGAATATACCGAGGAGGACTATCGGCTGAAGCTGAAGACCAACCTCGACGGCTTCTTCTTCACCACGCAGCAGGTCATCCCGGTGATGCTGAAGCAGGGCAGCGGCCACGTCGTCCAGATCACGGCCTCGACGGCGGAATTCGCCAGCTCGCGTTCGCCAGCCTTCATCGCCATGCTGACGAAGGGAGGGATGAACTCCGCGACCAAGAGCATGGCGATCGAGTACGCCACGCGCGGCATCCGCGTGAACGCCGTGGCGCCGGGCGTGATCCGCACGCCCATGCACGATCCCGAGATCGTCGAAAAACTGGCCGCCTTCCATCCCATGAACAAGCTGGGCGAGATCGAGGACATCGTTCGCGCGGTGCTCTACCTCGAGGACGCGGCCTTCTCGACCGGTGAGATCCTCCACGTCGACGGCGGCCTCATCGCCGGTCGCTGATCCATCGGGGGCGCGCGACGCGCGCCCCGGCTTTCTGCTGGAGAATCGTATGCCGATCGTGAACATCCTGGTGACCCGCGAGGGCACCAGCCCGGGTGCGGAACGCACCACCAGGGAGCAAAAAGCCGCGATCTACAAAGGGATCGCCGACCTGCTCTTCAATGTCATGGGCAAGCCGCACGTGGAGACAACCGTCGTCTTTCACGAGCATGAGATTGACGACTTCGGACAGGGCGGCCTGCCGCTGTCCGAATATCGCAAGCAGCGCGCGCGGGATCCCCTGGCCAGGGAACCCGGAGACTAGCGCCGGCTTCGCGTTGTCGCGTCGGGGCCGGCAAGCCCTCGACCCCCAAGGTGAAGCATCCGCAGCGGCATCCGCATCGACGCATGTGCCCGGTCGAGAACCCCGGATGACCGCTGCGGGCCGGACGGCGCCCTCCCCGGAAGGCCACCGAAGACAAAGAAAGCCGGTCCACCAGGACGGGCAAAGATGGATTCACCCGAATCGACGAGCGAGGGATGCTGCGTGGGACCGCCACCACACGAGCCCGCGCCTGAACGCTGCCCGCCGCGACGGCGATTCGCGACCTGCCCCGTGCCGGCATCCGGAACACGCGGTGAGTCCGCCCGGAAACGCGACGAACCTGGCCCGCGGCGACACTCGCGGCCGCCGCCGCCGCGTGACCACCTCATCGAAACAAACTGTCTCTCAGAAGCGCGTGAGCATCCCCACCGCCCCCATCACCTGGTTCCCCGTCGACGACACCCCGCCCGCGTTATACAGCGTCGCCACGTTCCTGTTGCCGGCGGCATGCTGGTACATCGCCTCGGCATACAGCTCGGTACGCCTGGACAGCGCGTAGCGCGCGATTGCATTCACCTGGCTCCACTTCGGATCGGCGCCGTAGGCGGTGGCGCCGCTCAGGTGCGCATCGGTATAGGCATACGACAGGCCGGCCTTCAGCGCCGGCGTGAGGTTCATCATGCCGTTGAGTTCGTAGTTGTCGAAGCGCGCCGAGCCGTTGTTCAGACCGAGCGCGCTGGTGCCCTGGTACTGGCTGTGCGAATACACGAAGCCGAGCACGGCCGGCCCGAACGCGTAGCTCAGGCCGGCGGCGGCGGTGCGCTGCACGTCGGACGTGAGGTTGCCCTTCACCTCGGCCTGATCGACGGCGCCGCCGGTGTTGGCGAACGCGCTGCCGACCCTGGCCGCCGTGCCGTTGGTCTGCAGGTAGCCGGCGGCGGCCGTCAGCGGCCCGGACGTGTAGCTCGCGCCCGCGCTATAGGCGCGGCTCACGGCGAATCCGGTGCTGTTGCTGAGCGCGTACATGCCGCCGAACTTGAAGCCGGCGTAGTTCAGGCTGGTGAACTTCACGGCGTTGTTGAAGCGCACGCTGTGCTGGAGATTGTCGTTGTCATACGGGTGCGCGAAGCCCGAGTCGCCGAACGTGCCGGCGGTGGCGGACAGCGGCGCGACGAAGTCGACCACGTCGTCATACTGGCGGCCCACCGTGAGCGTGCCGACCGTGCCGCTGCTCAGGCCCACATACGCCTGACGGCCGAACACGCGGCTGTTCTGGCCCAGCTGCCCGTTGTTCACGCCGAAGCCGTTTTCGAGCACGAACACGGCCTTGAGGCCGCCGCCGAGATCCTCGGCGCCGCGCAGGCCGAAGCGGCTGCCGCTGAGGTTGCCGCTTGCCAGCGCAACGCGGCCGCTACCGCCGACGTTGTTGGTATAGGCAATGCCGGCATCGACCAGCCCGTACAAGGTGACCGAGCTTTGCGCGTGGGCGGAAGCTGCCGCGAATGCGGTAAGGCAGGCGGCGGCCATCGAGATTTTTTTCACCGGGAGACTCCAGTTCTTTGGAAACGCTGGTTCGAGACGCCGCCGAGTATAAAAAAGCCGACCGCGAAAAATGCCCGCCGGATCCCGCACGCACCCTTCCGGGAAATGGAGGAATCGATCAAAAAAATGAAACATCCGCCGGCATGAGCAGGCGGCCGCCCGGCAACGCGCACCTACCCGGATTGATGCGCAGGATCGGAAACGCCTGTTCGGATCGCCCCCGGCAAGCCCCCGGCCAGCGCCGACCCCTCACCGCGCGACCTGCCCCGCGCGCCACGCGTTGCTGCACCATGGCGCCCGCCCGGCATGGCTTCCCGCACCCCGGCGCGGCGCCGCGGCATCGCACGTCGGCCCGCCATGCACAGCCCGCCTCGTTCCCCGTTCGGCGTTAACCCTATCAAGACACTCCTTCCCGATCCGCCTATGCTTCACCCATCACTCTGTATACAGAGTTCAGAGCACAAAACTCAGAGTACGGCGTTCTGCGGTGAACCGCCTGACCGAGCGTCCCTATCAATCACTGGAGGAAAGACATGAGCGTCAAGTCGGAAAAAATGGACGATCAGAAGCGCACGGCCGGCGGCGCCGCGCCGGTGGCGAAGAAGCTGATCCCGTTCGGCGGCTACTACACGAACAAGGTGCCGGAGCACGACCCCGAGCTGACGGAAACCGGCCCCGGCACGCCGATGGGCGAATTCATGCGCCGCTTCTGGCATCCGGTCTGCATGTCGGTGGAACTGACCGACACGCCGCGCTTCATCAAGATCCTCAACGAAGAGCTGGTGGCGTTCCGCGACAAGAGCGGCGCGGTGGGCGTGCTGCACGCGCACTGCGTGCATCGCGGCGCCTCGCTCGAATACGGCGCGATCCAGGAGCACGGCATCATGTGCTGCTATCACGGCATGGTGTTCGACGTGGACGGCAGCTGCCTGCACGTACCGTTCCCGAAGGGCGAGGAGAAGGAAGCCGAGCGCTTCGCCTGCTCGATCCGCCAGGGCGCCTACAAGGCGTTCGAGCGCAACGGCCTGGTGTTCGCCTACATGGGGCCGCCCGACGAGGCGCCGCCGTTCCCCGAGTGGGAAGGCGACTTCACGGTGATGGAAGGCGACGAGCTGGTGCCCTACAGCAACTTCCAGCACTGCAACTGGCTGCAGGTGCAGGACAACGCGGCCGACAACTATCACCCCACCGCGCTGCACGCGGGCAAGAACGTGGTGGACGGCCACTATCAGGGCACCACGTTCGACGAGGTCGGCGCGGCGTCGATGGAAGTCGCGCCGGACATGAACTTCGTGCCGGTGCAGAACGGCCGCAGCCTCGCCTGCGCGGGCGCGCGCCGTGTCGACAGGGACAAGCTGTTCGTGCGGGTCCAGCATCAGGTGCTGCCGAACCTGAGCCTGCACGCCTACACCTCCGAGGACGGCTCGAAGAAGAAACTGTTCAGCCGCTTCCACATCATCCGCTGGACGGTGCCGGTGGACGACGAGAACAGCAAGATGATCGGCTGGCGCGTGATGGGGCCGGGCATCGACACGCGCGGCATCGGCCGCAAGGAGCTGGTGGGCTACGAGTCGATCGACTTCCTGGAAGGCCAGGTGGCAATGCGCCGCCCCGAGCGCTTCGGCCGGTACAAGCTGGAAGATCTGCCGCCGATCCCGCCGAACCACCGCGAGCGCCCCAACTACAAGGACGCGCAGTACGCGCCGGGCGACTACGAGGCGATCATCAGCCAGCGTCCGATCGCGGTCCACGCGCTCGAACATCCGACCCGCTTCGACGCGGGCCTCTACCAGTTCCGCAAGATGCTGCGCGACGCCGTGCGCGGCACCCACGCGCCGGCCTCGGCGGCGGGCTTCGTGCAGTGGCTCCGCGATCTCGACGGCATG
This window encodes:
- a CDS encoding Rieske 2Fe-2S domain-containing protein, yielding MSVKSEKMDDQKRTAGGAAPVAKKLIPFGGYYTNKVPEHDPELTETGPGTPMGEFMRRFWHPVCMSVELTDTPRFIKILNEELVAFRDKSGAVGVLHAHCVHRGASLEYGAIQEHGIMCCYHGMVFDVDGSCLHVPFPKGEEKEAERFACSIRQGAYKAFERNGLVFAYMGPPDEAPPFPEWEGDFTVMEGDELVPYSNFQHCNWLQVQDNAADNYHPTALHAGKNVVDGHYQGTTFDEVGAASMEVAPDMNFVPVQNGRSLACAGARRVDRDKLFVRVQHQVLPNLSLHAYTSEDGSKKKLFSRFHIIRWTVPVDDENSKMIGWRVMGPGIDTRGIGRKELVGYESIDFLEGQVAMRRPERFGRYKLEDLPPIPPNHRERPNYKDAQYAPGDYEAIISQRPIAVHALEHPTRFDAGLYQFRKMLRDAVRGTHAPASAAGFVQWLRDLDGMPNSFCSGNVFEIAEGETVEEEVARRRKVLKAVVEILAQSEPMKPGERGEFVREQFEELERSLKR